A section of the Triticum dicoccoides isolate Atlit2015 ecotype Zavitan chromosome 7A, WEW_v2.0, whole genome shotgun sequence genome encodes:
- the LOC119332223 gene encoding peptidyl-prolyl cis-trans isomerase CYP18-2-like, producing the protein MWGGDDGGTPEVTLETSMGAFTVEMYHKHAPKTCRNFVELARRKYYDNVVFHRIIKDFIVQGGDPSGTGRGGESIYGAKFEDEIRPDLKHTGAGILSMANAGPNTNGSQFFITLAPCQSLDGKHTIFGRVSRGMEIVKRLGSIQTDKNDRPIHEVKILRTVVKD; encoded by the exons ATGTGGGGCGGCGACGACGGAGGGACTCCGGAGGTCACCCTGGAGACCTCCATGGGCGCCTTCACCGTCGAG ATGTACCACAAGCACGCGCCCAAGACCTGCAGGAACTTCGTCGAGCTCGCGCGCCGCAAATACTACGACAACGTCGTCTTCCACCGCATCATCAAG GATTTCATCGTGCAAGGTGGGGATCCTAGTGGAACAGGCAGGGGCGGCGAATCCATCTACGG AGCAAAATTTGAGGACGAGATAAGGCCAGATCTGAAGCACACCGGGGCTGGGATTCTATCAATGGCAAACGCTGGTCCGAATACAAACGGGAGCCAGTTCTTCATCACTCTTGCACCTTGTCAATCACTGGATG GTAAGCACACAATTTTTGGGAGAGTATCCAGAGGAATGGAAATTGTTAAGCGCCTTGGAAGCATTCAGACCGACAAAAATGATAG GCCCATCCATGAAGTGAAAATCCTGCGGACTGTTGTTAAAGATTGA